GTCATGATTGCAGTTCCGAGCCATTCTCCCAAGTTAACACCCACTGAATATTTCGCTTGGGAAGAGCAGCAATTATGTCGCCACGAGTACATCAATGGCGAAGTTTTTGCCATGAGTGGAGGAACCCAAAATCACAGCCGGATTGCCTTAAAAGTTGCGGCTTTCTTGGATAATCACTTGTCTAATGGCAGTTGTCGAGTCTTTAACTCTGATTGCAGGGTTAATCTGGCAGGAACCAATGATTACACCTATCCTGATGCCAGTGTTAGCTGTGACCCCAGAGATAAAACTACAACGCAATATATTACCTATCCTTGCCTAATCGCTGAAGTTTTGTCTGAGAGTACAGAAGCTTACGACCGGGGCAACAAGTTTTTTCGCTATCGCCAGAATCCACAATTGCAAGATTATGTCTTGGTTAGTTCTCAGGAAATTGCGATCGACCTTTACCGCAAAGGCAATGACGGGCGGTGGGAAATTATCAATTATCGGGCTGGAGATATCGTGGAATGGCAATCGGTCAATTTGAGTTTTCCCATTGAGCAAGTTTATCGTGGGATTGACTTTTCAGAGGTCACACTTTAGCGATGACTTACACCCCCACCCAAACCCTCACCGTTGCTCAATTTATTGCCCAATACGGCGATGATTCCCGCTACGAGCTTGCCGATGGAGAACTGATTGACAGGTCACTGACCGGGGCCCATGAAACCGTGAGTGGTAAGCTTGCCATGCAAATTGGGATTGCCATCACAAATGCCAACTATCCCTGGTTTAGTCCCCGCACCTGCTTGATT
This portion of the Leptolyngbya sp. CCY15150 genome encodes:
- a CDS encoding Uma2 family endonuclease, whose product is MIAVPSHSPKLTPTEYFAWEEQQLCRHEYINGEVFAMSGGTQNHSRIALKVAAFLDNHLSNGSCRVFNSDCRVNLAGTNDYTYPDASVSCDPRDKTTTQYITYPCLIAEVLSESTEAYDRGNKFFRYRQNPQLQDYVLVSSQEIAIDLYRKGNDGRWEIINYRAGDIVEWQSVNLSFPIEQVYRGIDFSEVTL